From the Lemur catta isolate mLemCat1 chromosome 1, mLemCat1.pri, whole genome shotgun sequence genome, the window AGCCTGGGAACCAAGAGATTTGGGTTTTTGTCctagcttgctgtgtgaccctgggaaagcCCCAACTCTTTCTGGGTCTCTCCTCCCCAAATATTTCCAGACGTTAAGGTTCTTCCAGCTCTAATTGGAGCTCTCCCCCCCTCTCCCCAGGTGACCTCACTTCCTCTTCCTACCTGCAGTGTCCAGCCCCTCCTCTTCAGCTCCAGCTGCTTCGTGACTCTcggaacctgcagcctcaggtCTGCTCTGCTCTGACTCAGGCAGCCCTGACCTTTGGGATCTGAGGAGGTGGCCTGGGTGGTTTTGCCCCATGAACTTACTCTGACCTTTGGCATGTCCAcctgtccttccctcccccactgcacacacctgtccccagccctcaGGCAGCCCAGGAACTTCAAGAGACTAGATTCCTTCAGTTAAACTAGTAGCACTGAGGGGCCCTCATCCACAGTGAGATGGCCAGAGGAGCAGGGCAAACAGGGGCAGCCCTtccaccctccagcccctcttTGCAACATACCATCAGGCCTGGGAATgctccacccccctcggcctcccggGCTGCACGTGCGCAGGCCTGTCTTACTGCGGGAGACTTGTGGCAGAGATTCAGGGATACCCAGTGAGCAACCCACTTAGCAAcgccccctctcctccccaagcACTCTCACTTCTGGCCTGCTCCGGGGATGGGGACATCCCTCCTTCCTCAGACAGCTGCCAGGCCCTAACAGGGGTTGAGATACATTTGTCTGGAATTTGCCCTGGCTGACTACACcgaaatgaaggggaaaaaataacgAGCCCTTCTACAGCCCCCTGATACAACCAGTGCAGGACAAGGGAGTCAAGGCACTACTGGGTGCCAGATATTTTAGCACAACCTCTCCTATGCCTTACAACACTCGCACTGAGAGGAAGATAGAACTCCAGTGCTACATATAAGTAAACTGTAGCTCAGGAGTCAAGGGGCAGGcacaaggtcacatagctagaaagtggcagTGAATGACTGATCTAGCCGAGTGACTGCACAGGTTCGCGGAGCGCGGCGGGTACGCAGCACAGCGGTGCCGGGAGAGCTGGCCCACGCAGGCCCTCCGCCCCGCGGGCCCAGGGGAGGGCAGGTCCCAGAGGCGCGGCCGggctctgcccccaccccgcgggccgccccgcccccgccccgcccccagcccgccccGCCCGGGACAGCAGACGGCGCCCGGCGGCGGCGCGAACAGCAGCGAGGAGGGTGGCTCCGGGCTCCGCGCTCCGCGCTCACCGCGACTTCCCGCGCAGGGCCCGGCCAGACAAGAACCCGCGGCCTGGGCGGCGCTGGAGGATGCGGTCGCGGCTGCGGCCCCGGGGAGCGGCGGCGGGAAGCCCGGCGCCCTGCAGGTAGGAGCTCGCCCGCTGGGCGGGCGCGGAAACTTGGGCCGAGTTTGCGGGCGGCGcgtggggaaggggtgggtggCGCTGCCCCAGGGCGCCCCTGCCGGCTGGCCCGGGGATGGAGCGCGCCGGGCCTGGCCGAGGTGCTGCGGCTTGTGGCAGCGGCCGGCCCCGGCGGGCGTGCTGCAGGGCGGGGGTCGCGCCGTGGCACTGACTGGCCTCGGGCTTCGAAGCTCCCGGGGCCTGGTGGCGCGCTGGGGCTCCGGCATGGCCCGGGCGCCCGATCTGGCGATAGGAGCGCGGGCCGAGCCCTCGGGCCTCCCGCGGGGCCCGGCTCACGTGGATTGCCGGGGCGGGGATGGGGGACTGGGGGCTGGGCCTGAGGGCGGCGGGCGCTGAGGCGCCGCGGGCCCTGGACGCACCCTGCTGGGACGGGACGGCCCTGTGGTTTCCTCGCCACCGCTTGACTCACCCTCTGGCCCTAGCCCAGGCTCGCGGGATCGCCCCGAGGCGGTGACTGCCCGAACTCTGCAGCCAGGCCGGCCCCTGCTCCGGGACCTCCCGCCGCCTGCGGGCGTCCGTCCGCGGGTGGGTGGGTGCGCGGGGCCGCCTGCGTGCACACATGTGCCCGGGCCCGAGCGAGGGGAGTCGCAGTTCTGGAGTGGCGTGCGTGCAGATGTGGGCCATGCACGTACGTGCAGGCATGGGTTTGCATGCGTGGCGGCGGCCTGTGTGTCAGCCTGCTGGGGTGCACGTGCGCCCCAGAGCCGCCGGGAGGGGCTCGGGGACACCCGGAAGCCCGCAGGGTCCAGTGCGCGGCAGCCCCGAAGCGAGGCCGGCCGTGAGCCCCAGGCACCAGAGTTGTGGGCAGCGCGGATAGGGGAAGGGGACGGAGGCCGCTCCGGGGACCCTTCCCCCTCCAGTGGAGACTGGGCCGCCCCAGGCTGGGCTGTAGCTCTGGAGAGCCCGGAGCCTCCGCTGGGGGGTTGGGAGGTGTGAGGACACCGGCGCCGGTGGGGTCCAGCCCCCCAGGAGAGGCCAGATGCTGGCCGCCTCTGGGCAGGAACCACGCTCTTCTTCCTGGTCTCTCCCAGCGTCCGTCCCGAGGCCCCAAGGAGGTGGAAGTGGGAACTGGGCCACGGAGCTATTTGTTTTCCCTGCTGTGTGGGGCAGGCGTGGTGGTCTCTTCTGGACCCTGCCCTGGGTCCTGGCTGGGAGGACCAAGAGAACGGCCCCCAGGGGTGATGTGAGCCTGCTCCCTGGGGCTCCGCCCTCTCCAATTGCTTACGGGCCCCTCCGCGTGTGGGTCAGGGAGGGAGGCACCTACATTTTGGCTAGTCTCGAATAGGGGAGGGGCCTCACTTGAGGTAGTATATACTGGGCTCTCCATCTCCTAGTGACAGGAGATAAGGTCACACCCCTCAGCGTTGTCTGCTGGCTCCCTggagctcctgcccctcccccaaaacTCCTCAGGGTCCCAGGCGGCTTTGTATCTGTAGGCTGGATCCCAGGCTCGGTCTCAAGAAGTCTCCAGGGCAAAGGGCACTCGTTGGGCTGAGCTCAGGAGAGAAGGactcctggggcagggggtgggtatGGAGCAGGCCCCAAGGAGCATGTGGGGGAGGTGAGACAACAGCCAGCACTTAATTAACCTAGAGCCTCCCGGGCAAGGCCCAGCACCCCTAAAACCGTACGACTCCTTAAAACATTGCTGGGGAGTGAGGTGGGGCCTTTCCCCCAGGATGCAAGTCCCTGTCATAGGGCAGTGGTATTGGTACTGTCACCTGTGTCCTGATGACCCTTCTGTCTTCTCCAGACTGGCCTGAGGTGTCGGATTCTGTCTGGGAGATGAGTCACCTTTCTCTCTGAGAGTCCTGCCTGGCTTCCTTGGTGCATCAAGCTGGGGTGGCAGTGGGTGTTCATTCCCATGCTACCCCGGCCTTTCCTGTGCCAAATATGTACTGGTCTAACTGAGTCTGTGGCTGTCATTGGCCACCAGCCAGAAGGGACCAGAAACCTGTGATACTTGGCCTGTGGCCTAATCATAGCAAGGTTGAGCTGATCGATCCTTTCAAAGCCACTGAGAGTTTCAGGGAGCAGGGTGTTGGCcgggggaggtggaggcaggtcAGTGTGGCCCCAGCAGACGGCCTTCAGATGGAGGCCCTCAGGGGTCATTAGGTGCCTGCTGTGCTGAGGAAACCCatgcttgacctctctgggcctgggtcccCATCCTTGGTTTTGCCTTAGGGTCTTAGTCTTTCTTGGCACTTAGTTTTTCAATCAACACAACGTTGATTGAATAGTTGCCAGCCAGCACTGGGGCCTCCCTTCCCTggactttctctctctcacacgcaCGCCAGTCCCTGGTGCTGTCTTGCCACATGTGCCTTGGAGTAGCCTTGTGTGGCTTCATTGGCTGGGCATGAACACGGCTCTCCTCTGGGGCCTTCCTGCCGGCACCACAGCGCCATCTGCTGGACAGCCCTGACCCTCCTGCTGAGGGGGGCGTGGGGGCGTGGCTTGCACCGGCCACGCCCCCGGCCGCCGGTGGCGGGCCTGCCCTCCAGAGCCCAGGGACCTGAGTTTGACATACGGCTCTGCCATTTTTTCATGAGAccggcagggcagggcagtgccACAAGAAATCTGAGAATCTGTAGGCAGTACCCAGACCCCAAGTCTTGGCTGCAGTGGGCATCTTTCCACAGCAGCCTGTAGCAGGAGGCAGGCGTCTCCTTTGTTAGGGGCCTGGGATGCGCCCCCTGTGGGGGCGGCAGGGTAAGCCGCGCCAGGTGAGCCTCAGGCTGTGCCGGACCAATCTGAAGCTCCGAGGAGAAGGGGTCTTGGCAGTTGTGTGTGGGGAAACGGAACAGAAGGGGCTCCTGGAgcgaggtgtgtgtgtgtgggggggggggggggtgtgtgtgtgtgtgtagaagaaTCCACTAAACGAAGCTTCTACAGCTCAACCGGTAGGGTTGGAAGCCCCCGCGTTCTATGGCGCATGCGCGCGTGGTCTTCACTGAGCCTCCGCTCAGCGCCAGGTTCTCACGTGTGGCAGTGGGCGCAGCAGTCCTTCATCCCTTGCGTGTGGCCTGTGtttctgacagccctgcctttctccctctcccaggTCAGCAGTTGAATAGCAGGGACCCGGAAGGGCTTGAAGCCTTCACAGCAATGGCGGAGAAGCGGCCACTGGGGACTCTGGGCCCTGTGATGTATGGCAAGCTGCCCCGCCTGGAGGCAGACTCGGGGTCTGGGCACAGCCTGCTCCCCTCTGCTGGAAGCCAGGACCGCTGCGGCTATAAGGAAGCCTACTTCTCCTGTCCCATGGCGGGTACTCCTAAGGCAGGGTCTGAGCGGATGGCATCCTGGACCCCATACCCAACCTTGTACTCCCCCAGCATGGCAGGACCTCCACTTCGGACAGACAGCCTGCTGACCAACTGCCTGCTCTACCGCTCACCAGCAGAAGGCCCTGAGAAGATGCAGGACTCCAGCCCTGTTGAGCTCCTGCCCTTCAGTCCCCCGGCTCATTCCTACCCAGGCCCACCACTGGCAGCGCCCAAACCTGTCTACCGAAACCCTCTGTGTTACGGGCTCTCCACTTGCCTGGCGGAAGGGGCAGCAAAGAGGCCACTGGATGTTGATTGGACGCTGGTGACTGGGCCTCTGTTGCCTTCAGCCGACTCACCCTGTTCTCTGGCCCCGGCTCCTGGCAAGGGCCAGTCCCTGGATGGCACCTTCTTGCGTGGGGTGCCAGCTGAAGGGTCCAGCAAAGACACCTCAGTGAGCTTCTCTCCATGCCAAGCATTCCTGGAGAAGTATCAGACCATCCACAGCACAGGCTTCCTGGCCTCCAAGTACACAGGTCCTTACTCTGGGGACCCCAAACAAGCGATGTCCAAGGGGCCCTCCAGTCTTTGGAcgcagccagcccagcccctggggccACCCTGCCAGGAAGTCATGCCCACCCACTAcccactgcccccacctccacAGGCCCTGCCTTGCCCTCCAGCCTGTCGCCACCCAGAGAAGCAGAGCAGCTACAGCTCAGTGCTCCCACTGCAGCCCCTGGGAGCCCACAAGGGCCCTGGGTACCAGGCTGGTGGGCTTGGCAGCCCCTACCTGAGGCAGCAGGCAGCCCAGACACCCTACATGCCCCCAGGGGGGCTGGACACTTATTCCTAtccctctgcccccctcccagCACCCTCACCAGGCTTCAAGCTGGAGCCACCTCTTGCTCCACGCTGCCCACTGGACTTTGCCCCCCAGACCCTGAGTTTCCCTTATGCCCGGGATGACCTCTCTCTCTATGGAGCATCCCCGGGGCTTGGAGGGACACCACCTTCCCAGAACAGCATGCAGGCTGTGCCACAGCCTGGTGCCTTCCAGCGGACGTGCCAGCCTTTGCCAGCCAGCGAGCCATGTTCGGAGCCTGTAAGGGTTGCAGAGAAGCCAGCCCAGGAAGCCGGAGAGAAGACGTGGCTGCCTAGCTGCAGGAAAGAGCAGCTACAGCCCCGGCTTAATGAGCACCCTGGGGCTCCCATTGTCATCCGGGACAGTCCAGTTCCCCGTACCCCACCGGCACTTCCCCCCTGTGCCCAGGAGCGCCAGTCTCTTCCACAGAAGGAGGGTGCGAGGCCCCCCAGCTCTCCACCAATGCCTGTTATCGACAACGTCTTCAGCCTGGCCCCCTATCGTGACTATCTAGATGGGCAGGCATCCGAGGCCACAGCTGAGGCTGACTCAGCTCCAGCCTCCGATGAGAGCCATGACAAAGGCTGCAGGGGGTCCCTGCCTGCCCAGGAGGACCCCTCAGGGGCTCACTGCTCACGTAAGGAGGAGGTGGCCCTGGACTTGAGTGTGAAGAGGCTCACAGCAGAGGCGTCTCCCGTCAAGGTCCCTAGTCCTGTGGTACATGCCAAGCCCACCGAAGCCATGGATGTGCCAGATGTGGGGAACACAGTGTCAGATCTGCCAGGCCTGAAAAAGATAGTCACAGAAGCCCCAGGGTTGCCAGCGACCACAGAGGCCACGCCAAGGACCAACTTCCATAGCTCTGTGGCCTTCATGTTCCGAAAGTTCAAGATCCTCCGACCGGCACCCTTGCCTGCAGCCGTGGTCCCATCCACACCCACTtcagctcctgcccctgcccctgcccctgcacagCCTGCCCCCACTCCCACATCTGTACCCATTGGACTGCAGATTCTCACTCAGCCTTTGCCTGTGGCCTGCTTCAACCTGGCACTGCCCAGCCCTCCAGTGGCTGTggcctcccctgtccccacccctgctccagcTCCATCTCCGGCGCTGGCTCCTGCtccagctcctgctcctgctcctgctccagtTGCAGGCCCTGCTCCAGCATCTACACCTGCCCCCGCAGACTCCCCAGAGCAGCACTTTACGGGGCTGCACGCGTCCCTGTGTGATGCCATCTCAGGCTCAGTGGCCCACTCCCCCCCGGAGAAGCTGCGCGAGTGGCTTGAGACAGCTGGGCCTTGGGGCCAGGCTGCGTGGCAGGACTGCCAGGGTGTACAGGGGCTGCTAAGCAAGCTGCTGTCCCAGCTGCAGAGCTTCGTGTACACACAGCGGTGCCCCTTCCCCCACGTGGTGCGGGCTGGTGCCATCTTCGTGCCCATCCACCTGGTGAAGGAGCGGCTCTTCCCACGGCTGCCACCCGCTTCCGTGGACCACGTGCTGCAGGAGCATCGCGTGGAGCTGCGGCCTACCACGCTGTCGGAGGAGCGGGCCCTGCGGGAGCGTGCGCTGCACGGCTGCACCTCGCGCATGCTGAAGTTGCTGGCGCTGCGCCAGCTGCCTGACATCTACCCTGACCTGCTGGGCCTGCAGTGGCGCGACTGTGTACGCCGCCAGCTGGGTGAGCATGGGGCAGCCCCAGTAGCCACCGGAGCTGTGTGAGCGGGTGACAGGTGTGTGCGCAGTGTGAATGGGTCATAGCCGGGGCTTAGTGGTTCTAAGAACTCCTTCCTGGGCAGTGGGGTCTGGCCTTCCAGGGTGGGCTTTAAGGACTCCCCATGTGTCCCCCCAAGGCATCACTGATCGCAGTCCTTTGTAGGCTTCTGAACAGCCAGCTGCTCTGACCTGTGGGAACTCTGTCTCGGCCTCCCCTGGTGCTGCACCTTCCTGTGTTCCCTCTGCCTGTGCCTTCCCCATCTTTGGCGCAGGCTTCTCCCTTGGTGTTCCTGGGGCTCCGGCCAGGCCCCACTTCTGTCTGAGATCACTTCCTCCTGTCTGTGTCCAGCCCAGCCTCTCCTTgtctgcactctagccccagatAACCCACAGCATGCCGGACTCTTGCACCTGGGTGTCTCCGCCACACTGAGCTCACCCTAAATCGCGCTCCTGAGCTTCCCCTAAGCTTACCCCCCACCCTAGTCTTCCCCTTATCAGTGAAGGGCACCCTGGTTCACAAGACCTGGCGGGgcccccaccctcccactccATACACTGTTGTCTTTGGAATGCGTACTTTCTCAGTCCTCCGGGgcacttacacacacacagaagtgtGCCCCTAGGTCAGAACACTTCTGTGATTTGCTTTCTCTCTACTAAATGATGTctggtgcttatttttctccaACTTGTtcggggttttttgtttttggttttttggttttttttttttttttgagacagagtctcactctgttgcccaggctagagtgccatggcgtcagcctagctcacggcaacctcaaattcctgggcttaagcaatcctcctgcctcagcctcccaagtagctgggactacagacatgtgccaccatgcccagcttgttttttctatatatttttagttgtccagctaatttctttctatttttttagtagagacggggtctcgctcttgctgaggctgatctcaaactcctgacctcgagccatccacccgcctcggcctcccagagtgctaggattacaggcgtgagccaccacgcctggctggttttttgtttttttcgctttgtgtgtgtgtgtgtgtccgggAGAACCACACAACCGCAGTGTTGTAAGGTGCCTATGATCACACTTCTTCAGCCAGGACCCTGGTGATGGGATCAGGTGGTTTCTGTCATTGCCTCTCCTGCATTAGTACACCTGGCATGGAGGTCCCCTCTGTGGTCTTTCTGTCCCTTCTGTCCCCACGTTGCCACCATCCAGCCTCCATCTGGGCTGTTTTCCTGTAGAAACCGCTCCCAGTCCCAACCACGTcctggcagccctgccctgggcctcaccTGGTCAAGGCTCGAGGTCAGGGTGAAGGGCCCCGGGCCGTGAGGTGCAGACGTGGGCTTGGCTTCTGGCTGACGAGCACTCCCGATCCCTGAACACTTAGGAATTTGGGTCAGATGCCTTAATGGGGTGCAAAGAAAATGCAGGTGCGGGCATTTTGTTTCTGAGTGAGAAGGAGTGCAGGTGGGTGTCCTGCATCCCCCAGAGCTCCTCAGCTCAGCCCTCTCCCTGTACCCCTGGGCTGTCGCGGGCCCACAGAAGCTCATGTCTGCCTTTCCTGGTCTGCCTGGTAGGCAGTGGAGCCCTGGCACCCCACACAGTCCCCTCCTGCTCTGACTCTAGCCTGCAAGAGTCCGGGGGCTGGTAAGAAGTGACTGGGGCCCAGTGTCCTGCCACTGGCTAGAGTTTGGTGCCCCTgtcccactccctccccccatccGTGGAGGCCACCCTTCTGTGGATGCCCCAGACAGTTACTGCTGCCTTCATTTCTCATGGGTGCCTGCGCTCCCCCTCTCAGGAGGACCTGTGGCCTCTGGGGACCTCTGGccctccaccacctcctccaggcgGTGCTTTCAGGGCCGGCCCTGCCCCGttgggctctggctctggcttcAGCTCCGCAGGTGGTGTGCAGAAAGGTGGTGGCTCTCATGGATGGCAGGGCCCTCTCTGTTtatgcctcggtttccccacttGTACACTGGGGCTTTAGAGCAGGCCAGTGGTTCCTGGCCTGCTGGGCTCCTTCCCTCTCATCCTGGTACCCGAACAGCCTCTCCTGAGCAGTGCCCTCACCGGATAGAGTTCTGGTGTCACCTGGGGAGAAACGCCTTTTTGGCTTGGATGGTCTGGCCAGTGGGCACATGTGGGGCAGAATTGTGATATCTGTGGCCTTGCTGGTGCCATGCTGGCCTGGGGCAGAGGAGAATCACCGTTCTGGATGGCTTTAGAGGCCAGGAGGTGGGACCTGAGGATGTGGGATCTGCAGCCTGactatttgttcattttccagGTGACTTTGACACTGAGGCTGGAGCTGTGTCCCCCTCAGAACCCACCACGGCCAGAGATGAGCCAGAGAGCCTAGCCCTGGCTCGGAAGTCACCAACCCCCAAGGTCAGGAAGCCAGGGAAGAAGCCACCAACCCCTGGCCTGGAGAAAGCAGAGGCAACTGCCAGGGGAGGGTCCGGTGGTGCCTCACCTGCCCCTGCTGCCAGTGCCAGCCCACCCGGCCCCACGCTGAGGGCCCGCTTCCGCAGCCTGCTGGAAACTGCCTGGCTCAATGGCCTGGCGCTGCCCACTTGGGGCCACAAGGCCTCAGGACCAGACCGGCCCTCACCCCGCCCACAGCTGCTGAGTGGCCAGAGCCATCACCTGTAGCCCTGGTGGCCGGTGCTGTTGGGGCATCTGTCTGGGACTCCCTTCTGCCTGTCTAGTCCTGGGCCAGGAGTGAATGCCGGGGCCAGGGCAACTCCTTTGGGGGGGTCCCCAGCTTTCACCCTGGGCCTGCCCAGACTGGGCTGAGAGCCCCTGAGCTTTCACCTTGAGGGTCTTTATTAGATAGGACCACTTCCTATTTCTTCCTAGAGAAAacgtgggctttggagccagacacaTCTGGGCAAGACACCTGCCCCGTATTGAGCCCTCATTCCCCATTTGTAGAATAGGACAACGCAGCCTACCTCACGGGGTTGTTGTGGGGACGATGCCTGACACACCCGTTACGGtttggtctctgcttcctccctgggTCGGGGCCTGggttaggaagctgaggcaagcaGAACCTTCCTGTAGAGTCTTCACATATCACAGGACTTGCTATCTTAGAGTGTGGTACATTGTCCAGTGTGTAAGACTTACACACTTCAGCAGCAGTTACCACCCGcccccctctgccccagcctggaGCTCCCCAAGGGAGCCTGCTGTCCCCACTCCCCATCCCTGCTGCTGgtgggggacaggcctggggCTGGCATCCTTATTCTAGGTCTGCTGCCGCCTCCCCTGGAAGCCCCAAGCCTGTCCTGAATTGACATCAGTGACTTCCCTgagctgcctctgccaccccatGCACTATCCCTGGAAACCTGTGTTTCTGGAAGCCTGGCAGCTGCAGGGACTCAGGGACTGGAGCAGGCAGGCTGAGTGGCAGCTCAGTCCTAGGAGGTCTCCGAAGACCTGGGGACCGTGGCATTCCCCCAAGCCAGAGCCTGGCAGCCCTGCTGGGGACCACCTGCCTGCCGAGTGCTGACTGAGCCAGAGGCTGACAGGAGGGGCGTTGGCCTTATGTACGGGTTTGTGAAGAGCCTGTGGGCCCTGGAGGCAGGCCATTAAAGCGTCTGGGTTGTTTTTGGAACAGGGGCCTGGCTGTGTTTGTGGCGGGGTGGCTTAATCCTTCGTCACTGTGTGCCCGGCCTTCCCCTGTCCCAGCCTGGAAGGTGCGAAGCATCCCGAGCACCGCTGTGCTGGCTGGCTCTGGCCCGTGGGTTCTGGTGGGGGTTGGTCAGTGGCCTACTGCCCAGTGAGAAATGCTGGTCACCAGATGCCGGCACTTGCCCCCTCCCAGGACCAAAAACCTGCCCTTCTCAGTCTGGCTGGAATTGTCACCCCCTGCTCATGCTGGTGACCGTGCATCTCAATGACCTTAGCTGGTGGGCCACTGGGCAACCCCTCCAGAGACCCTGCCCTTGCTGGGCTCTGTTACCACAGAGGTTTGTTCTCAGGGCAGCCGAGTGGCTGCCTGGGTCTGGTTTCCCACTCTGCCTGGTCAGGGGCCAGTCCTCGAGGGCTTTTTGGTCTACCAACATCTAGATGGGCCCACACTGTCCCTCCTATACCAGCCTGGCCTGTGAGGGGACAGGCAACCACAGCACACTGTGGCCTCTGCAGTGACAACCCTGGAGGAGGGATGCTATGGAAGCTCGAGGGAGGTGTCCTTGGGTGCCAGAATAGGTGATGCCTGCACAGGGCCTTGGAGACAAGTATTAACGGGAAATAGCAAGAACACACCAAGCAGGGTCTGAGTAGGAATCCCTGGCTGGGGGAAGGTGGGGCTGGAGCTTAGGAACTGAAAGGGAcgtgggtggggctgggaagcCTGGCTTCAAGTCCATGGTCATACTGATAGTTTGCTCAGACTTGCAACCTGAAGAATAGGGTGTTGGCCATGTGGTTTGCAGAAAACTGAAGGTCAGAGTTGGAGTCACTTGAGGCTGCTCCTGTGAGGAGGAGAGAACTGCCGAAGAAGGGGTGCGCGCCGGGACCCGgcatccccagccctgggcagacCATTGGCACGTCCACCGCCTCGCCATGGGCCTCACTGGCTCAGGCTGTCTCCTTcggtccctcctccctccctcccttgtgTACCTGTGCCCCTGCCACACACTGGCGTGTTACTGAGagttcagcacttgtcctcaAAGGCCACATCAGACAAATGAGGACAAGCggtttgaagagaaggaaagaggagtttattaattttcgggcaaatgaggaggttggcagactcctgtctccaAGTACCAacgtcctgcctctgagcagaagtaTGGAGCTTTTAAAAGTTCTGAGCCATCTCATCTTCAGCGAGACTCCACCAGGACGATCCCCTCAAGCCATCTCCTGTGGcgcaaagaacaaaggacactccccgcccctccccaccactggcctgaggcagggatgcaggttttagttctcagaaAGGGTGAGGGGGTTTGAAGGGACAGAAAACACTTTCACCCTTTTCCAGGCCCTGATCTGTGTTGCAGGTGTCTGCGGGGCAAAGTGAGGCCTGGGACAGGCAGGGCTCTGCACCGGGTCCGCCTGTGGCCCCAGAAGGTCCATAATGGTGCGGAGGAGGGGTTGGAGTGGTGTGGAGCGGACATGCTGGAGGGAGGTGGCTGCCCCCAGGAGACAGCGCTGTCCCAGGAGCCCCATCTGGGAGGGGAGAGACCTCGCCCTGCCCCAGGTTCTAGGCGCAGGGAgaagcccagcccagggctgtggggcAGAAACGGAACTCTGCCCCTCCttgcaggagggaggcagggacctACCCCGGGTACCACCCCTCAGTTTTCACTAGCCCTGCTGGGGGCAAAGGAGCGCTGAGGGCAGGAAGGAGTATGGGAGCTCTGTGCAGGGCCCCCACCCCTCAAGGATGTTCCCCACCTCTGTCTTGGTTGAATGTGGCTCTTCTGGTCCCACAAGTCCCCTGTAACTGAGTCTCCTGGGCCAGactgggccaggcagggcttcTCAAACAGAACTACCTGGAAATGGTTTCAAGAATGGCCCTCGGCAGAGCCCAGAAATCTGGGTTTTAATCAAACTGCTAAGATGCCCCTGAGTTGGGTGTTTTGAGTAACCACCACCATGCCCCCCCCATCAGgcgacagatggggaaacagcaGATCCAGGCAGTGTCAAGACGCAGAGCCGGTTCTGAGGGCGCTGGGCCCCCTGGGTGGGCTGTGACCTCCCCTGCACCTGGCTCTGCTCAGCCCCCATCAGCCTACCCAGACCTCCCCTCAGCTGGGC encodes:
- the C1H15orf39 gene encoding uncharacterized protein C15orf39 homolog isoform X1; translated protein: MAEKRPLGTLGPVMYGKLPRLEADSGSGHSLLPSAGSQDRCGYKEAYFSCPMAGTPKAGSERMASWTPYPTLYSPSMAGPPLRTDSLLTNCLLYRSPAEGPEKMQDSSPVELLPFSPPAHSYPGPPLAAPKPVYRNPLCYGLSTCLAEGAAKRPLDVDWTLVTGPLLPSADSPCSLAPAPGKGQSLDGTFLRGVPAEGSSKDTSVSFSPCQAFLEKYQTIHSTGFLASKYTGPYSGDPKQAMSKGPSSLWTQPAQPLGPPCQEVMPTHYPLPPPPQALPCPPACRHPEKQSSYSSVLPLQPLGAHKGPGYQAGGLGSPYLRQQAAQTPYMPPGGLDTYSYPSAPLPAPSPGFKLEPPLAPRCPLDFAPQTLSFPYARDDLSLYGASPGLGGTPPSQNSMQAVPQPGAFQRTCQPLPASEPCSEPVRVAEKPAQEAGEKTWLPSCRKEQLQPRLNEHPGAPIVIRDSPVPRTPPALPPCAQERQSLPQKEGARPPSSPPMPVIDNVFSLAPYRDYLDGQASEATAEADSAPASDESHDKGCRGSLPAQEDPSGAHCSRKEEVALDLSVKRLTAEASPVKVPSPVVHAKPTEAMDVPDVGNTVSDLPGLKKIVTEAPGLPATTEATPRTNFHSSVAFMFRKFKILRPAPLPAAVVPSTPTSAPAPAPAPAQPAPTPTSVPIGLQILTQPLPVACFNLALPSPPVAVASPVPTPAPAPSPALAPAPAPAPAPAPVAGPAPASTPAPADSPEQHFTGLHASLCDAISGSVAHSPPEKLREWLETAGPWGQAAWQDCQGVQGLLSKLLSQLQSFVYTQRCPFPHVVRAGAIFVPIHLVKERLFPRLPPASVDHVLQEHRVELRPTTLSEERALRERALHGCTSRMLKLLALRQLPDIYPDLLGLQWRDCVRRQLGDFDTEAGAVSPSEPTTARDEPESLALARKSPTPKVRKPGKKPPTPGLEKAEATARGGSGGASPAPAASASPPGPTLRARFRSLLETAWLNGLALPTWGHKASGPDRPSPRPQLLSGQSHHL
- the C1H15orf39 gene encoding uncharacterized protein C15orf39 homolog isoform X2; amino-acid sequence: MAEKRPLGTLGPVMYGKLPRLEADSGSGHSLLPSAGSQDRCGYKEAYFSCPMAGTPKAGSERMASWTPYPTLYSPSMAGPPLRTDSLLTNCLLYRSPAEGPEKMQDSSPVELLPFSPPAHSYPGPPLAAPKPVYRNPLCYGLSTCLAEGAAKRPLDVDWTLVTGPLLPSADSPCSLAPAPGKGQSLDGTFLRGVPAEGSSKDTSVSFSPCQAFLEKYQTIHSTGFLASKYTGPYSGDPKQAMSKGPSSLWTQPAQPLGPPCQEVMPTHYPLPPPPQALPCPPACRHPEKQSSYSSVLPLQPLGAHKGPGYQAGGLGSPYLRQQAAQTPYMPPGGLDTYSYPSAPLPAPSPGFKLEPPLAPRCPLDFAPQTLSFPYARDDLSLYGASPGLGGTPPSQNSMQAVPQPGAFQRTCQPLPASEPCSEPVRVAEKPAQEAGEKTWLPSCRKEQLQPRLNEHPGAPIVIRDSPVPRTPPALPPCAQERQSLPQKEGARPPSSPPMPVIDNVFSLAPYRDYLDGQASEATAEADSAPASDESHDKGCRGSLPAQEDPSGAHCSRKEEVALDLSVKRLTAEASPVKVPSPVVHAKPTEAMDVPDVGNTVSDLPGLKKIVTEAPGLPATTEATPRTNFHSSVAFMFRKFKILRPAPLPAAVVPSTPTSAPAPAPAPAQPAPTPTSVPIGLQILTQPLPVACFNLALPSPPVAVASPVPTPAPAPSPALAPAPAPAPAPAPVAGPAPASTPAPADSPEQHFTGLHASLCDAISGSVAHSPPEKLREWLETAGPWGQAAWQDCQGVQGLLSKLLSQLQSFVYTQRCPFPHVVRAGAIFVPIHLVKERLFPRLPPASVDHVLQEHRVELRPTTLSEERALRERALHGCTSRMLKLLALRQLPDIYPDLLGLQWRDCVRRQLGEHGAAPVATGAV